In one Tripterygium wilfordii isolate XIE 37 chromosome 22, ASM1340144v1, whole genome shotgun sequence genomic region, the following are encoded:
- the LOC119991875 gene encoding CDP-diacylglycerol--serine O-phosphatidyltransferase 1-like, with protein sequence MMEPNGHRRLRRKDYNVNQNGGVHQSSIDDEFDPWTAWAYKPHTISLLLIGACFLIWASGALDPESGASGDIITSVKRGVLAMVAVFLAYCLLQAPSTILIRPHPALWRLVHGMAVAYLVSLTFLLFQKRDNARQFMKFLHPDLGVELPERSYGADCRIYVPESPTNRFKNVYDTLFDEFVLAHIFGWWGKAILIRNQPLLWVLSIGFELLEFTFRHMLPNFNECWWDSIILDILVCNWFGIWAGMHTVRYFDGKTYEWVGISRQPNIIGKVKRTLGQFTPAQWDKDEWQPLLGPWRFLQVISLCIVFMTVELNTFFLKFSLWIPPRNPLIIYRLILWWLIAIPTTREYNSYLQDRKPVKKVGAFCWLSLAICIIELLICIKFGHGLYPNPMPMWLLIFWITIAMVLVIFLAVWSWQLHRNLMRKRR encoded by the exons ATGATGGAGCCGAATGGCCATAGGAGGCTGAGGCGAAAGGATTATAATGTCAATCAAAATGGTGGTGTCCACCAATCAAGTATTGATGACGAATTTGATCCATGGACTGCATGGGCATATAAACCTCATACCATTTCATTGTTACTAATTGGTGCTTGTTTTCTCAT TTGGGCAAGTGGTGCGCTTGACCCAGAAAGCGGTGCTTCAGGTGATATTATAACATCGGTAAAAAG GGGTGTACTGGCAATGGTTGCTGTCTTTCTTGCATATTGTTTGCTGCAGGCTCCATCAAC GATCCTTATTAGGCCTCATCCTGCACTTTGGCGGTTGGTTCATGGGATGGCTGTTGCTTACCTTGTATCCCTCACATTTTTGCTTTTCCAA AAGCGTGATAATGCTCGACAATTTATGAAGTTTCTACATCCTGATCTTGGTGTTG AGCTCCCAGAAAGGTCATATGGTGCTGATTGCCGGATTTATGTGCCTGAAAGTCCTACAAACAGGTTTAAGAATGTTTAT GACAcactttttgatgaatttgttttAGCTCATATCTTTGGGTGGTGGGGTAAGGCTATACTAATTCGTAATCAACCCCTTCTGTGGGTGCTATCAATTGGATTTGAGCTGTTGGAG TTCACCTTTCGGCACATGTTACCCAACTTTAATGAATGCTGGTGGGACAGTATAATTCTTGATATTCTGGTTTGCAATTGGTTTG GTATCTGGGCGGGCATGCATACTGTCAGGTATTTTGATGGGAAAACGTATGAGTGGGTTGGAATAAGCCGCCAGCCCAATATTATAGGCAAA GTCAAACGAACATTGGGACAATTTACACCTGCACAATGGGATAAAGACGAGTGGCAACCCTTGCTTGGTCCATGGCGTTTCCTTCAAGTTATAAGTCTTTGCATTGTTTTCATGACAGTCGAGCTGAACACATTTTTCCTCAAGTTCTCTCTGTGGATTCCTCCTCGAAACCCTTTAATCATATATAGGTTGATATTGTGGTGGTTGATTGCAATTCCCACAACTCGCGagtacaactcatacctccaaGACAG AAAACCAGTGAAAAAGGTCGGAGCATTTTGCTGGCTGTCCCTTGCTATATGCATTATTGAACTACTCATTTGCATCAAGTTTGGACATG GTCTCTATCCTAACCCAATGCCAATGTGGCTGCTGATTTTTTGGATAACCATAGCGATGGTCCTTGTGATATTCCTGGCAGTGTGGTCTTGGCAGCTGCATAGGAATTTGATGAGAAAGAGACGATAA
- the LOC119991876 gene encoding origin of replication complex subunit 4 has product MELENRAEKTLNLLRSRLCDPSFIFKSFSDSPDGNYSKLKFIISSSITEACNNSILLLGPRGSGKIAVLELVIRDLLLEHADAVSVIRLSGLLHRDENCAFKEVARQLCSEHQLSFSKMASFDDNSQFMIATLRECGLAHKTVIFVLNEFDLFAQGKQRLLYSLLDAMQSVTSQAVVVGVSCRLDADQLLEKRVRSRFSHRKLLFLHPSNEDIQRLLEHVLSLPTDSSFSHDYMVEFNRKLQNILADQRFKNIIATYLDSSSTVNHLVRFLFVAVSNMDMESGFLTLENFKVALSSIQRLPKLECIKDCSILELYILVCMKRLEVKEQNSYNFNTVMKEYKSIHDSFRTSDYYARSVCLRAFEHLLQRGLVCFMDNRVQGQSVEFRSVKLLISPIELHQGMKSYHSCPAILLKLMDREG; this is encoded by the exons ATGGAACTGGAAAATCGAGCggagaaaaccctaaatctCCTGCGAAGCAGGCTCTGTGACCCTAGTTTCATCTTCAAATCTTTCTCGGATTCTCCAGACGGAAACTACAG TAAATTGAAGTTCATCATTTCGAGTTCAATAACAGAAGCGTGCAACAACTCAATTCTGCTTCTTGGTCCCCGTGGTTCGGGAAAAATAGCG GTGTTGGAACTTGTTATTAGGGATTTGTTGCTGGAGCACGCTGATGCAGTATCTGTG ATTAGATTGAGTGGCCTTCTGCATAGGGATGAGAATTGTGCTTTTAAG GAAGTTGCTAGACAGCTATGCTCGGAGCATCAACTGTCATTCTCTAAAATG GCATCATTTGATGATAACTCCCAGTTCATGATAGCCACATTAcg GGAGTGTGGATTAGCACATAAAACAGttatttttgttcttaatgAGTTTGACCTATTTGCACAG GGAAAACAAAGATTACTGTATAGCTTGCTGGATGCTATGCAATCAGTAACGTCCCAAGCTGTTGTTGTTGGAGTGAGTTGTCGACTG GATGCTGATCAGCTGCTGGAAAAAAGGGTAAGATCTCGTTTTTCACACAGGAAATTGTTGTTTCTTCATCCATCAAACGAAGATATACAGAG ATTGCTAGAACATGTTTTATCTTTGCCAACGGATTCAAGCTTTTCTCATGACTACATGGTTGAATTCAATAGAAAGCTTCAA AATATTTTAGCAGACCAGAGATTCAAAAATATCATTGCTACGTATTTGGATTCCAGTTCCACTGTCAACCATTTAGTAAGATTTCt ATTTGTAGCTGTTTCAAATATGGATATGGAATCTGGATTCCTCACACTTGAGAACTTCAAGGTTGCACTTTCAAGTATCCAAAGGCTGCCAAAGCTGGAATGTATAAAAG ATTGTTCCATATTAGAACTATACATACTGGTATGCATGAAGAGATTGGAAGTCAAAGAGCAAAATTCATACAACTTCAATACTGTCATGAAAG AGTATAAAAGTATTCATGATTCCTTCCGAACATCAGATTATTATGCACGGAGTGTATGCTTACGG GCATTTGAACACCTTCTTCAACGCGGATTAGTATGTTTCATGGACAACAGAGTACAGGGGCAATCTGTGGAATTTCGATCAGTAAAGCTTCTAATTTCGCCTATTGAGTTACATCAAGGGATGAAATCATATCACTCTTGCCCG GCCATTCTTCTAAAATTAATGGATCGTGAAGGCTGA